The sequence TTGGATCGGTGCAGCGGCACGGCGGTGCCGGTGTGGGTGGTGAACTTGTCCATCTCTCTCGGCTGCCCTTCTACAGGTCGGCGGGGGCGGCCAGCCGGCCGACCACGGCGGTGGCGGCGGCGACCGGCGGGGACACCAGGTGGGTACGCCCGCCCCGGCCCTGGCGGCCCTCGAAGTTGCGGTTGGAGGTCGAGGCCGAGCGCTGGCCCGGCTTCAGCGTGTCGGGGTTCATGCCCAGACACATGGAACAGCCGGCGAAGCGCCACTCGGCTCCGGCGTCGGCGAAGACCTTGTCCAGCCCCTCCGCCTCGGCCGCCTCGCGGACCGCGGCGGACCCCGGCACCACCAGCATGCGTACGCCGTCGGCGACTCTGCGGCCGCGCAACACGTCGGCGGCGGCCCGCAGGTCCTCCAGCCGACCGTTGGTGCAGGAGCCGACGAAGACCACGTCGACGGCCAGGTCGCGCAGCGAGGTGCCGGGGGTGAGGTCCATGTACTCCAGGGCCCGGCGGGCGGCGGCCCGCTCGGACTCGGTGACGAACTCCTCCGGGTCCGGCACGGCGGAGCCCAGCGGCGCGCCCTGACCGGGGTTGGTGCCCCAGGTGACGAACGGGGTGACCTGGCTGGCGTCCAGGGTGACCTCCGCGTCGAAGGTCGCCCCCTCGTCGGTGGGCAGCGTCTTCCAGTACGCCACCGCCGCGTCCCAGTCGGCCCCCTGCGGCGCGTTCGGCCGCCCCTTCAGGTACGCGAAGGTGGTCTCGTCCGGCGCGATCATGCCGGCCTTGGCGCCCCACTCGATGGACATGTTGGCGATGGTCATCCGCCCCTCCATGGAGAGGTCACGGATCGCCTCGCCCCGGTACTCCACGATGTGGCCGCGCCCGCCACCGGTGCCCACCTGCGCGATCAGCGCCAGCACCAGGTCCTTGGCGGTGACACCGGGGGCGAGCCGGCCGGTGACGTTCACGGCCATGGTCTTCGGCCGGGCCTGCGGCAGCGTCTGGGTGGCCAGCACGTGCTCCACCTCGCTGGTGCCGATGCCGAAGGCGAGCGCGCCGAAGGCCCCGTGGGTGGCGGTGTGCGAGTCGCCACAGACGATCGTCATGCCCGGCTGGGTGAGGCCCAGCTGCGGGCCGATGACGTGCACGATGCCCTGGTTCTCGTCGCCTAGCGGGTGCAGGCGTACGCCGAACTCGGCGCAGTTGCGGCGCAGCGTCTCGATCTGGGTGCGGGAGGTGGGGTCCGCGATCGTGAGCAGGTCGCCGCGCCGGGACCGGAACGCCGGGTTGTCGTACCCGGTCGGAGTGTTGTGGTCCTCGGTCGCGATCGTCAGGTCGGTGCGGCGGACCCGGCGGCCGGCCAACCGGAGCCCGTCGAACGCCTGCGGGCTGGTGACCTCGTGGAGCAGGTGCAGGTCGATGAAGAGCAGATCCGGCTCGCCGTCGGCGGAGCGGACGACGTGCGCGTCCCAGACCTTCTCGGCCAGGGTCCTCGGTTGAGTGACTCCCACCATCTGGACATCCTAAATTCTGGGAGGTAAATTTCGGCTTGTGGGACACAGTATGAGCGGTGTCGGCGTTCTCGACAAGGCGGTGGTCATCCTGGCCGCCTGCGTCGACGGCGCCAGCCTGGCCGAGCTCGTTGAACGCACCAAGCTGCCCCGGGCGACCGCGCACCGGCTGGCACAGGCGCTGGAGATCCACCGGATGCTGGTCCGGGACACCCAGGGGCGGTGGCGCCCGGGCCCACGGCTCGGCGAGCTGGCGAACGCCGCGCCGGACGTGCTGCTGACCGCGGCGGAGCCGCTGCTCGCCGCGCTGCGCGACGCCACCGGCGAGAGCGCCCAGCTCTACCTGCGCCGCGCCGACGAGCGCATCTGCGTGGCCGCCGCCGAGCGGGCCAGCGGCCTGCGGGACACCGTACCGGTCGGCTCGGTGCTGCCCATGACGGCCGGTTCCGCGGCCCAGATCCTGCTCGCGTGGGAGCCCCCGGAGGCGGTCATGCCGCTGCTGCCACGGTCGAAGTTCACCGGCCGCACCCTGGCGGAGGTGCGCCGACGCGGCTGGGCGCAGAGCGTCGCCGAGCGGGAGGCGGGTGTGGCGAGCATCTCGGCGCCGATCCGGGACCGCACCGGCCGGGTGATCGCGGCGATCAGCATCTCCGGCCCGATCGAACGCCTCGGCCGCCGCCCCGGCGAACGCCACGCCATGGCCGTCGTCCGCGCCGGCCAACGCCTCTCCGGCCTCTGACCCCACCCCACACCACCCACCCCCGCCACGTTGATCAAGAGGTTTGCGTCACGGATCCGGCGTTCCGGGACGCAAACCTCTTGATCAACGCCGCCTGCGGCGCTTGGGCGGCTGGGGCGAAACGGCGAACGGCCCGGTCTCGCTCAGCGAGACCGGGCCGTTCAGCGTGGTAGCCCCGACCGGATTCGAACCGGCGCTACCGCCTTGAGAGGGCGGCGTCCTGGGCCGCTAGACGACGGGGCCAGGCACATTTCCTGCTTCACCGCCCAGGCGAGCGGTGCGGGCAGTAGTCTACCGGCATCGCGTCCGCGCCTCACGGCCGGGGTCGGCGGGCGGGGTCGGCGGGCGAGCAGCCGGCGCTTGGCCGGGGCCCTGACGCGCCGACCGGGGCGGGCGCCTTCCGGGGACGTCGACGACAGGGCCGGGCAGACGCGACGACGGCGGCCAAACCCGGGCATGACGAAACAGCCCGCCCCACCAGGTGGGACGGGCTGTGCACGCTGTAGCCCCGACCGGATTCGAACCGGCGCTACCGCCTTGAGAGGGCGGCGTCCTGGGCCGCTAGACGACGGGGCCAGAACCATCTGCTCCCCCGCCCGCAGGCGGAGAAGCTGCACTCTATCAGAGATCACCTGCCGCCCCTCGACTGAGGGGCGGAGCGGAACTCCACCAGAATCCAGCGTCCGGGATTCTCGCGAACCCGCGGCTGCGCTGGGGTACCAGGACTCGAACCTAGACTAACTGAACCAGAATCAGTCGGGCTGCCAATTACCCCATACCCCATTGGCCCCTTGCGGTGCCGGGAATGAACTTTACCCTCCCGGCGCCGACGGGCCAAATCCAACCCCTCGAACCGCCCCTGACCAGCGGAAACGAGACGTCGGACGCATCAGGCGACCGGCACCACCGGGTTGGTGAGCTCGCCGATCCCCTCGATCCGCACGGTGACCGTATCCCCGTCGGTGAGCGGGCTAACCCCCGCCGGGGTCCCGGTCAGCACCACGTCGCCGGGGAGCAGCGTCATCACGTGGGAGATGTACGACACCAGGGCCGGCACGTCGAAGACCATGTCCTTGGTCCGGCCAAGCTGGCGCACCTCCATCTCCTCCGGATTGCGGCCCACCTCACACCGGACCTCCAGGTCGCTCACGTCCAGCCCGGTGGTGATCCACGGACCGAGCGGGCAGAACGAGTCGAAGCCCTTGGCCCGGGTCCACTGCCCGTCGGAGCGCTGCAGATCCCGGGCGGTGACGTCGTTGGCGCAGGTGTAGCCGAAGATGGCCCGCTCGGCGGCGGCCCGGTCGGCGCGCCGCGCGCCCGGGGCGCCGATCACCACGGCCAGCTCCGCCTCGTGCTCGACCTGCTTCGAGAAGATCGGCAGCCGGATCGCGTCCCGCGGCCCGATCACGGAGGTGGACGGCTTGAGGAAGAGCAACGGCTCCTTGGGCACCTCGCTGCCGTGCTCGGCGGCATGTTCGGCGTAGTTGCGGCCGACGCAGACCACCTTGCTGGGCAGGATCGGCGAGAGCAGCCGGACGTCGGAGAGCGCCCACCGGGCGCCGGAGAACTGGAGCTGCCCGAACGGGTGCCCCTCGATCTCGGCGATGGTCAGGCTCTGCGGCCCGGCCCCCGGCTCCCCCTCGACGACCCCGAACGACATTCCCTTGGCATGAGCGAAACGAGCGATACGCACCTGGCCAATGTATCGCCGCAGCCGCGCGGACCACGCGGGACGCGGCCACGCCAGGTCATCGCCGGGGGCGCCGGCCGCGCCAGGGTACGTCGCCGCGCGCCGACAGCGGCGGAAATGGCGACTTCGTACCCGCACGGCGGGCCGGGGACCATAGCTTCGGGTCCGGGAGGTTCGGCCCATGACTGCAACGAGACGACGCCACAGGTCCCTGGCCGTGATCGTGAACTGCCTCGGGGTGATCGCCGCCATACCGGCCCTGCCCGCTGCGGCGCCCGGGGCCGCGGCCGTACCCGCGAATCCGGCCCCGGCGGCGGCACCGGCCGCCCCGCTGGACCGCGCCACACCCATCCCGACCGGGGCGCCGGCGGCCCCACCGGCGGTGCCATCCGCGAAACCGCCACCCGTCCAGATGCCGCCCCCGCCGGTCACCCTGGCGATGAGCGCGGCCACGACCCCGGCGCCCGGCTACCAGATCCAGGTCCGCAACGGCGGGAACGGCGTGGTCGAGACGACCGTACGGCAGGCGCTGCCGGCGGGCACGAAGGCGACCATGGTGACCGGCGGCGGTCGGGCCGCCCCCGGGGTCGGCTCGTCCAGAGGGGGCGAGGTGACCTGGCGGCTACGGTTGCCCGCGCACAGCACCACCACCCTGCACACCGCCCTCAGCACGACCACGACCGGGCAGTCGGTGACCGCGCCCACCTGCGCGTACGGCACGGACGGCACCCGGCCGTACGACTGCGCCACGGCGATCTGGACGGACGCGGCGCCTGCGGCGGTGACGGCGGCGGCACCCGCGTGGTGGCGCCGACCGCCGGTGCTGCTGGCCGCGCTGGGCGTGCTCCTGATCGTCACCCCCGGCGTGGTCGCCTGGCGGTTCCGCCGCCGGCAGCGCTCCGGCGGAGCGCCGACTGGCCGGCAGCGCTCCGGCGGGGCGCCGGCAGGCCAGGGCGCTCCGGTCCTCGCCGGCGGGGCGGCCGGCCCGGCGGAGCGGGGCACCGTCTATCCGCGTCCGGCGATGCCGGCCCGGGCCGGGCGCCGCCGCACCCCGCCGGTGTGGCTGATGGCCGGGGTCGCCGTGGCGGTGCTGGCCGGCGTGGGCGGGGCAGCGGCGTGGACCGCCACCCAGCGGGTCGCCGCGATCGACACCGCCAAGCAACCGACCAGCGGCGCGTGGATGGGGAAGAGCGTGACCGGGGCGGTCGGGGTTCCGCTGCGCGAGTCCGCCTTCGAGTTCACCGTCTACCGGGTGGCCTGCGGTGCCGGGAGTCTTCCCTCGGCCACGGCGGGCGGGCGGCAGTGCCTGGCCACGGTCGGGGTGCGCAATTTCACCTCGGACGAGCAGACCTGGCACGGTCAACTGCAACGGGCGTACCTGGCGGACGGCAACTGGGTCGCCGCGGACGAGGACGCCACCCGGGTCGCCAACCTCGGGCGGGACGTCTTCGCCCAGCCGGTCGCCGCCGGCAGCCGGGTGATCCTCCCGCTCGTGTTCACCGTGCGCGGCAGCGACCAGCCCAAGCAGCTGGAGCTGCGCAGCGGGGTCTTCTCCGCCGGGGTGCGGGTGGACATGCCCTGACCCGGGGCGGGCGGCGGTCGTACCCTGGGGTCCGTGACCGCCGCCCTCGCCCCCGCCACCGCACTCGACGCGGCCGACTGGCAGGCCCGACGGCGCGCTCACGAGCAGCGGGTGGACGCCTGGCTGGCGCCGCACCTGGCCCGCCGCCGGGGCGGAGTGAGGCACCCGGTGGAGGACTTCCTCTTCACCTACTACTCGTACCGCCCCGCCCAACTGCGCCGCTGGCACCCGGGTGCCGGGGTGGTGCTCCGCGACGCGGACCCGGCCGAGTTCGGCCGGGACTACCGCGCCACCGCCGCCGGGCTCACCCTCGACACCGACCGGGTACGCGCGCGGCGCGCCGAGTCGATCGACTGGATTCGCACCCTGCTCGCGGCGACCGCCGGCCGCCCGGCCCACCTCGGCTGTTTCGGCATGCACGAGTGGGCGATGGTCTACCGGCAGACCCAGGACGAGGTACGCCACAACGCCTGGCCGCTGCGCCTCGGCCCGGAGGCCACCGCCGCCGTCGTCGAGGAGCGGGGCGTACGGTGCAGCCACTTCGACGCGTACCGCTTCTTCACCGCGCCGGCCCGGCCGCTGAACGTGCTCAGCCCTACCCGGGAGTCCCAGCACGCGCTGGAGCAGCCGGGCTGCCTGCACGCCAACATGGATCTCTACAAGTGGGCGTACAAGCTCTCCCCGCTGGTGCCGTCGGAGCTGGTGGCGGACTGCTTCGCGCTGGCCCGGGAGATCCGCACGCTGGACATGCGGGCCAGCCCCTACGACCTGGCCGACCTGGGCTACCCGCCGGTGCGGGTGGAGACCCCGGAGGGCCGGGCCGAGTACGTCGCCGCGCAGCGCGGCTTCGCCGAGCAGGCCGCCGGGCTACGGGCCCGGCTCCTCGCCGCGATCGGCTGAGCCGGGCTCAGCCCCCGGCCGGATCGCCGGGCTCAGCGCCCTCCGGGTGCCCCCGGTGCGCGGCCCACTCGGGCGCGAGGATCGACATGACGGTGGCGTCGACCCAGTCGTCGCCGTCGCGGAGCACCTGGCGCAGCGTCCCCTCGGCGACGAAGCCGACCTTCTCGTAGACCCGCCGGGCGCGCGGGTTGAAGGCGAACACCTCCAACGAGATCCGGTGCAGGCCGAGCTGCTCGAAGCCGTACCCGACGATCAGCCGGACCGCCTCGGTGCCGAGGCCCCGATCGCGGCCGGCGGGGCCGATCAGCGTACGGAAGTTGCAGCTGCGGTTGTGGCCGTCCCACTCGTTGAGGACCACCTCGCCGACGCAGGCCCCGGTCGCCTTGTCCACCACGGCCAGGTCGAGCCGGTCGGTCTGGCTGTTGCGGGTGCCGTACCAGGCCCGGAGGCGGTTCAGGTCGAACCCGTCGTCCGGCGGGCTGCCGGTGAGCCGGGCCACCTCCGGGTCGGCCAGGGCGGCCTGGAAGGCGGCGACGTCGTCGTCGACGAAGGGGCGCAGCACGACCCGTTCGCCGGTGAGCGTGGGCTTGACGGAGAAGTCGACGGACACCCGGCGAATTGTGGGACGGGGCCCGGCGCGCCGCAAACGTTTTCCCGGGCGCGGCCGTCAGTCGCCGTCCACCCGCCGGTCGCGCTTGCGTTGGGACTGGCGCTTCTTCTCGGCCAGGCGGCGCTCCTTGGCCGCCCGGGACGGGCGGGTCGGGCGACGCGGCTTCGGCGGTGGGGCGACCGCCTCGCGCAGCAGGGCGGTCATCCGGTCGCGGGCGGCCTCCCGGTTGGCCAGTTGCGCCCGGTGCTCGCTGGCGGCCACGGTCAGCACGCCGTCGACCAGCCGGCCGGCGAGCCGCTCCAGCGCGCGGGCGCGCAGCGGATCGGGCACGCTGGGCGAGTTGGCCAGGTCGAAGCTGAGCTCCACCCGGGAGTCGGCGGTATTGACCCCCTGCCCGCCCGGCCCGGACGAACGGGAGAAGCGTTCCCGCAGCTCGGCCGCGGGGACCATGAGTCGCTCGGTCACCCGGAGTCCGTCGTCCACGCCCTGAGGCTATCGCCCCGCCGGATGACCGGGGGTGGATGTGATGGTCGGGGTGGGTGCGGGATCGGCCCGCTCGTGGTCCGACCCGACCGCCGCGTACGCGGCCGCGCCGACGAGCAGCAGGGCGATCACGCCCACCTTTGTGATAACCGCGCGGGTCGCCAGCCAGGCGGTCCGCCGGGTGCCGGGGACGAGGTTCCGGGCGGTCCGGTAGTCCTTCCAGCCACGCTTCGCACGGGCGTACGCCGCGCCGACGCCGGCGCCGATGACCAGGCCCACCAGGAGGAGGGCCGCGATGACAGCTTGCTCCACCCACGCCAGTATCCATACTCACCGTAATATTTCCATGGCCCGATGGGCCCACGCCGGATATCCGACAGTTCACCCGATCAGGCCGGAAGGTCCGGCGAGCTCCCGCAGGTGACGGCCACGGCGGGCGGCCGCTCGGGTCAGCCGCCCCGGCCGATGATCGTGTCGGCGGTCTGCTGGACCTGGTCGATCGGGATCGCGAACCCGATGCCGATCGAGCCGTTGCCGTCGATCGTGGCGATGGCCGTGTTCACCCCGACCACCTCGCCCCGCGCGTTGACCAGCGGGCCACCCGAGTTGCCCGGGTTGATCGAGGCGTCGGTCTGCACCGCGGTGTGCCGGCCGTTGCCGATGCGGACCTGCCGATTGAGCGCGCTGACGATACCGGCGGTCACCGTGCCGGCCAGGCCGAGCGGCGAACCGACCGCGAGCACCGGCTCGCCGACCCGGGTGGTGTTGGGCTTGGCCAGCGGCAGCGGCGACAGCCCGGCCGCCGCGGGCACCTTGAGCACCGCCAGGTCGCTGCTCGGCTCCCGCCCCACCACCTCGGCGGTGAACCGACGGCCGTCGGAGGTCTCCACGGTCACCGGGCCGGAGCCGCCCTTGGCCAGGATGTGGTCGTTGGTCACGATGTGCTGCTCATGGTCGATCGCGAAGCCGGAGCCGCTGGCCGAGGAGGCGGACGACCCGCCGACCATCACCGAGACCACCCCGGGCACCGTCTTCTCGGCGGCGGTGACCAGCTCCGCCGGTACCGGCGCGGCGGAGGCCGGGGTCGACCCGGGTCCGTCGCGGCCGGCCACCCAGGTGCCCGCCGCCGCCCCGGAGAACGTGGAGAGGGCCACCACCGCCAGCGCGCTCAACAACCGGCCGCGCCAGGTCCGGCGCCCCGGGCCGTCCCGCTCCGATCCGGGTACGTCCCAGCGCCCGCGCCCGTCCGGATCCAGCTCCGGTGAGACGAACCACGGGCCGCGCGGCTCGCCGAGTCCGGTCTGCACTGCCATACCTGGCTCCTCACGTGTCGTGCCGACATGCCCGGTGGGTGGTGCGGATCAGGGCAGCCGGGAGAACCACCGCAGGGACCCGGCGGCCGCGCCCATGGCGAAGACCAGTCCCAGGCCGATGAAGCGGGCGGAGATGTCCTGCCGTTCCTTGCGATAGCCGACCGACGTGCCGATGTCCTCGTAGACGGCGCGCAGCTCGGCGCTGGTGGACGCCTCGTGGAAGCCGCCCCCGGTCTCCTCGGCGACCGCCTTGAGGGTCTGCCCGTCGACCGGCACCTGGATCGCCCGCCCGCCCCGGTCCACCAGGCCGGACGGGGTGCCGAAGGAGATCGCGTGCACCGGGACCTTGGCCGCCACGGCCTGGGCGGCGGCCTCCATCGGGTCCATCCCCGAGGTGTTCGCGCCGTCGGAGAGGATGATGATCCGGGCCGGCGGCGGTTCCTTGGCGGCCTTGGCGTCGAGGCTCTTCACCGCGCCCAGCGAGGTGCTGATCGCCTCCCCGATCGCGGTGCCCTGGACGCCGGTGACCC comes from Micromonospora viridifaciens and encodes:
- a CDS encoding VWA domain-containing protein; amino-acid sequence: MTWQSPARLWLLLGVAALVVGYLAMQRRQSRYAVRFTNLRLLDRVAPRRPAWRRHVPAGLFLAMLALLVVGFARPNAEVRVPRERATVMVAVDVSTSMLATDVDPDRLTAAKQAARRFVDGLPKEFNVGLVAFAGSAAVLVPPGTDRDALHEGIGRLAEGVTGVQGTAIGEAISTSLGAVKSLDAKAAKEPPPARIIILSDGANTSGMDPMEAAAQAVAAKVPVHAISFGTPSGLVDRGGRAIQVPVDGQTLKAVAEETGGGFHEASTSAELRAVYEDIGTSVGYRKERQDISARFIGLGLVFAMGAAAGSLRWFSRLP
- the leuC gene encoding 3-isopropylmalate dehydratase large subunit, translating into MVGVTQPRTLAEKVWDAHVVRSADGEPDLLFIDLHLLHEVTSPQAFDGLRLAGRRVRRTDLTIATEDHNTPTGYDNPAFRSRRGDLLTIADPTSRTQIETLRRNCAEFGVRLHPLGDENQGIVHVIGPQLGLTQPGMTIVCGDSHTATHGAFGALAFGIGTSEVEHVLATQTLPQARPKTMAVNVTGRLAPGVTAKDLVLALIAQVGTGGGRGHIVEYRGEAIRDLSMEGRMTIANMSIEWGAKAGMIAPDETTFAYLKGRPNAPQGADWDAAVAYWKTLPTDEGATFDAEVTLDASQVTPFVTWGTNPGQGAPLGSAVPDPEEFVTESERAAARRALEYMDLTPGTSLRDLAVDVVFVGSCTNGRLEDLRAAADVLRGRRVADGVRMLVVPGSAAVREAAEAEGLDKVFADAGAEWRFAGCSMCLGMNPDTLKPGQRSASTSNRNFEGRQGRGGRTHLVSPPVAAATAVVGRLAAPADL
- a CDS encoding GNAT family N-acetyltransferase encodes the protein MSVDFSVKPTLTGERVVLRPFVDDDVAAFQAALADPEVARLTGSPPDDGFDLNRLRAWYGTRNSQTDRLDLAVVDKATGACVGEVVLNEWDGHNRSCNFRTLIGPAGRDRGLGTEAVRLIVGYGFEQLGLHRISLEVFAFNPRARRVYEKVGFVAEGTLRQVLRDGDDWVDATVMSILAPEWAAHRGHPEGAEPGDPAGG
- a CDS encoding S1C family serine protease — protein: MAVQTGLGEPRGPWFVSPELDPDGRGRWDVPGSERDGPGRRTWRGRLLSALAVVALSTFSGAAAGTWVAGRDGPGSTPASAAPVPAELVTAAEKTVPGVVSVMVGGSSASSASGSGFAIDHEQHIVTNDHILAKGGSGPVTVETSDGRRFTAEVVGREPSSDLAVLKVPAAAGLSPLPLAKPNTTRVGEPVLAVGSPLGLAGTVTAGIVSALNRQVRIGNGRHTAVQTDASINPGNSGGPLVNARGEVVGVNTAIATIDGNGSIGIGFAIPIDQVQQTADTIIGRGG
- the arfB gene encoding alternative ribosome rescue aminoacyl-tRNA hydrolase ArfB, whose product is MDDGLRVTERLMVPAAELRERFSRSSGPGGQGVNTADSRVELSFDLANSPSVPDPLRARALERLAGRLVDGVLTVAASEHRAQLANREAARDRMTALLREAVAPPPKPRRPTRPSRAAKERRLAEKKRQSQRKRDRRVDGD
- a CDS encoding IclR family transcriptional regulator, which codes for MSGVGVLDKAVVILAACVDGASLAELVERTKLPRATAHRLAQALEIHRMLVRDTQGRWRPGPRLGELANAAPDVLLTAAEPLLAALRDATGESAQLYLRRADERICVAAAERASGLRDTVPVGSVLPMTAGSAAQILLAWEPPEAVMPLLPRSKFTGRTLAEVRRRGWAQSVAEREAGVASISAPIRDRTGRVIAAISISGPIERLGRRPGERHAMAVVRAGQRLSGL
- a CDS encoding 3-methyladenine DNA glycosylase, whose protein sequence is MTAALAPATALDAADWQARRRAHEQRVDAWLAPHLARRRGGVRHPVEDFLFTYYSYRPAQLRRWHPGAGVVLRDADPAEFGRDYRATAAGLTLDTDRVRARRAESIDWIRTLLAATAGRPAHLGCFGMHEWAMVYRQTQDEVRHNAWPLRLGPEATAAVVEERGVRCSHFDAYRFFTAPARPLNVLSPTRESQHALEQPGCLHANMDLYKWAYKLSPLVPSELVADCFALAREIRTLDMRASPYDLADLGYPPVRVETPEGRAEYVAAQRGFAEQAAGLRARLLAAIG
- a CDS encoding fumarylacetoacetate hydrolase family protein — encoded protein: MRIARFAHAKGMSFGVVEGEPGAGPQSLTIAEIEGHPFGQLQFSGARWALSDVRLLSPILPSKVVCVGRNYAEHAAEHGSEVPKEPLLFLKPSTSVIGPRDAIRLPIFSKQVEHEAELAVVIGAPGARRADRAAAERAIFGYTCANDVTARDLQRSDGQWTRAKGFDSFCPLGPWITTGLDVSDLEVRCEVGRNPEEMEVRQLGRTKDMVFDVPALVSYISHVMTLLPGDVVLTGTPAGVSPLTDGDTVTVRIEGIGELTNPVVPVA